The Vibrio echinoideorum genome includes a region encoding these proteins:
- the phnC gene encoding phosphonate ABC transporter ATP-binding protein, whose product MSTLTLKGLTKHYSSSDKALTNVSLSVNAGEVVGLIGPSGAGKSTLIRCINRLTEPTSGEVIFSNTNLESLSKRQLRQSRREIGMIFQEYALIERLTVMENVLSGRLGYVNFWQSFTRRFPESDIQAAYALLDRVGLLEHANKRADALSGGQRQRVGIARALAQKPKLLLIDEPTAALDPRTARQIMRLISEVCSEQQLPAIINIHDVQLAKQFVDRVVGLNAGCVVFDDTPNLLTEDVLTQIYGEEDWSQQVEEEEDNLIITHPLLSEATI is encoded by the coding sequence ATGTCTACTCTTACCCTTAAAGGACTTACCAAGCATTACTCCAGCTCTGACAAGGCCCTAACTAATGTTAGTTTGTCGGTGAATGCCGGCGAAGTTGTAGGATTGATCGGCCCATCTGGTGCAGGTAAATCAACGCTTATCCGTTGTATTAACCGTTTAACTGAGCCCACCAGCGGCGAAGTCATTTTTTCAAATACTAATCTTGAGAGCCTCTCTAAACGACAACTCAGACAATCAAGACGCGAAATTGGGATGATTTTCCAAGAATACGCACTGATTGAGCGCTTAACCGTCATGGAAAACGTGCTTTCGGGCCGTTTGGGTTACGTGAATTTCTGGCAAAGTTTTACTCGCCGTTTCCCAGAGTCGGATATTCAGGCGGCTTATGCCCTACTCGACCGAGTTGGCTTATTAGAGCACGCAAATAAAAGAGCCGATGCACTGTCGGGCGGACAACGCCAACGTGTTGGTATTGCACGTGCGTTAGCTCAAAAACCGAAACTACTATTGATCGATGAACCAACGGCCGCGCTCGATCCGCGTACGGCACGTCAAATCATGCGATTGATCAGCGAGGTTTGTTCTGAGCAACAGCTCCCTGCCATCATCAATATTCACGACGTTCAGTTGGCAAAACAGTTTGTTGACCGAGTTGTTGGCCTAAATGCAGGCTGTGTGGTGTTTGATGACACACCAAACCTTTTGACTGAAGATGTATTAACACAGATCTACGGTGAAGAAGATTGGAGCCAACAAGTAGAAGAAGAGGAAGACAACCTGATCATCACTCATCCTCTTTTGTCTGAGGCGACAATATGA
- the phnE gene encoding phosphonate ABC transporter, permease protein PhnE: protein MSTLNDTPSSAMNRTQWQRYDSKQSLMLWLGWLCFVALTVFAWQVMNKETIWYFVTDSPNQLADISSRMWPPRWSYLESLWSPLWDTINIATLGTLLGIVLAFPVAFLAARNTTPSTTFIRPIALFIIAASRSINSLIWALLLVAIIGPGLLAGIIAIALRSIGFVAKLMYEAIEEVNVTQMSAIQSTGASPLQVLNYGILPQVMPSFIGTSLFRWDINIRESTVLGLVGAGGIGLKLQESMAMLAWPQVTVIFFAILVTVVFSEWLAAKARKAFI, encoded by the coding sequence ATGAGCACGCTAAATGACACACCTTCAAGCGCCATGAATCGTACCCAATGGCAGCGTTACGACAGCAAACAGAGCCTAATGCTTTGGCTCGGTTGGCTTTGCTTTGTTGCTTTAACCGTTTTTGCCTGGCAGGTCATGAACAAAGAGACAATCTGGTATTTTGTAACGGATTCACCTAATCAACTTGCTGATATTTCTTCACGCATGTGGCCACCAAGATGGAGCTACTTAGAGTCACTTTGGAGCCCGCTGTGGGACACGATTAATATCGCAACACTTGGCACCCTATTAGGGATCGTACTCGCGTTTCCAGTTGCGTTCTTAGCCGCACGCAACACAACACCAAGCACGACGTTTATTAGGCCTATCGCACTGTTCATCATTGCGGCAAGTCGTTCGATTAACTCATTGATTTGGGCTTTATTATTAGTGGCGATCATCGGCCCAGGGCTACTAGCCGGTATTATCGCGATTGCGCTGCGCTCGATTGGTTTCGTGGCTAAGTTGATGTACGAAGCGATTGAAGAAGTGAACGTCACCCAGATGTCGGCGATTCAATCGACGGGGGCGTCTCCACTGCAAGTGTTGAACTACGGCATTCTTCCGCAAGTAATGCCAAGTTTCATCGGCACGAGCTTGTTCCGTTGGGATATCAATATTCGAGAGTCAACAGTGTTAGGTTTAGTTGGTGCTGGCGGTATTGGATTGAAACTGCAAGAGTCAATGGCGATGTTGGCATGGCCTCAAGTAACGGTGATTTTCTTTGCGATTCTAGTGACAGTAGTCTTCTCTGAATGGTTAGCTGCCAAAGCAAGAAAAGCTTTTATCTAG
- a CDS encoding fumarylacetoacetate hydrolase family protein, with protein sequence MKLIEGLAIILTASCSAYAVADSTQNNVNTEQFVRYHYQDKNSYGKLVKDAIFPINGDIFSKYSIEKTSIPLESVELLLPTEPEKVFAVGMNYVSHAASHPDLPPPLFLKLPSSLILSGETIHAPFDAQNVHFEGELVVVIGKEISKASQEEAEDAIFGVTVGNDITERSWQNSDLQWLRAKASDGFGPIGHTIVKGIDYNNVELTTRVNGDIVQQENTSFMIHKPRKVVSYLSHYFTLKPGDLVFMGTPGRTHALSDKDEVSVTIEGVGTVTNEVRF encoded by the coding sequence ATGAAGTTAATTGAAGGGTTGGCGATAATACTTACTGCTTCTTGTTCCGCCTATGCTGTTGCGGATAGCACGCAAAACAATGTAAATACAGAGCAATTCGTGCGTTACCATTATCAAGACAAAAACAGCTACGGAAAGTTGGTTAAAGACGCTATTTTTCCAATCAATGGTGACATCTTTAGCAAATATTCAATTGAAAAAACCTCGATTCCACTTGAATCAGTTGAACTGTTGCTTCCTACTGAGCCAGAGAAAGTCTTTGCCGTTGGTATGAACTACGTGAGTCATGCTGCTTCTCATCCTGATTTACCGCCTCCTTTATTCTTGAAACTGCCGTCTTCTTTGATTTTATCGGGTGAAACCATTCATGCCCCTTTTGATGCTCAGAATGTGCATTTTGAAGGTGAACTCGTGGTCGTGATTGGCAAAGAAATCAGTAAAGCCAGTCAAGAAGAAGCAGAAGATGCAATTTTCGGTGTCACGGTGGGTAATGATATAACGGAAAGAAGTTGGCAGAACAGTGATTTACAATGGTTGCGAGCCAAGGCATCGGATGGGTTTGGACCGATTGGTCACACTATTGTGAAAGGCATTGATTATAACAATGTCGAACTTACAACGCGTGTTAACGGCGATATCGTTCAGCAAGAGAACACCTCGTTTATGATCCACAAGCCGCGCAAAGTCGTCAGTTATTTGAGCCACTATTTTACCTTAAAGCCGGGTGACCTAGTGTTCATGGGTACGCCGGGGAGAACCCATGCATTGTCTGATAAAGATGAAGTGTCGGTGACGATCGAAGGCGTAGGGACGGTCACTAATGAAGTGCGGTTTTAA
- the phnE gene encoding phosphonate ABC transporter, permease protein PhnE: MIQPYPKQAQHHSKSAQQDPKLAQQYPTQWTKPPLISNPWLRWSLVIIVAVYLYLATQSVHVNWTRIYEGSERGWQFILAFMNPDFGGRWDNISQGLIESLTMTLTSTVAGVILSIPFGLGAAKNLAPTPVYLFCRSYISVARSLQEIIVAILCVALFGFGTFAGFVTLTFATIGFLAKLFADEIEAIDPAPLTAMRATGASWLQQVNYAIQAQVMPRFIGLSMYRLDINFRESAVIGIVGAGGIGATLNTAMDRYEYSAAAAILLIIIVIVMLCEYLSTIIRKHVQ; this comes from the coding sequence ATGATTCAGCCATATCCAAAGCAAGCTCAACATCATTCAAAATCAGCTCAGCAAGATCCCAAGTTAGCTCAGCAATACCCAACACAGTGGACAAAGCCACCACTGATTTCAAATCCATGGTTACGTTGGAGCTTAGTTATCATTGTTGCGGTTTACTTATATCTCGCGACGCAATCGGTACACGTCAACTGGACTCGAATTTACGAAGGCAGCGAACGTGGCTGGCAGTTCATTTTGGCCTTCATGAATCCAGATTTCGGTGGACGTTGGGACAACATCTCGCAAGGTTTGATTGAAAGTTTAACCATGACACTCACGTCAACCGTGGCAGGCGTCATTCTGTCCATTCCGTTTGGATTAGGTGCGGCCAAAAACCTAGCTCCGACTCCTGTTTACCTATTCTGCCGATCGTATATCTCTGTCGCTCGCAGCTTACAAGAGATCATTGTTGCGATTTTGTGTGTAGCTCTGTTTGGCTTTGGTACGTTTGCGGGTTTTGTCACGCTAACATTCGCTACCATCGGCTTTCTCGCAAAACTGTTCGCCGATGAGATTGAAGCAATAGATCCTGCACCTCTGACCGCAATGCGTGCAACAGGCGCTAGCTGGCTACAACAGGTGAACTACGCGATCCAAGCACAGGTGATGCCACGCTTTATCGGGCTTTCGATGTACCGACTCGACATCAACTTTCGTGAATCTGCCGTGATTGGCATTGTTGGCGCAGGGGGTATCGGCGCAACATTGAACACCGCGATGGACCGTTATGAGTACAGTGCAGCCGCCGCTATTCTATTGATTATTATCGTGATCGTGATGTTGTGTGAATACCTATCGACCATCATCCGTAAGCATGTGCAGTAA
- a CDS encoding heparinase II/III domain-containing protein gives MSYQPLLLNFEEAAELRKELGKDSLLGNALTRDIKQTDAYMAEVGIEVPGHGEGGGYEHNRHKQNYIHMDLAGRLFLITEETKYRDYIVDMLTAYATVYPTLESNVSRDSNPPGKLFHQTLNENMWMLYASCAYSCIYHTISEEQKRLIEDDLLKQMIEMFVVTYAHDFDIVHNHGLWAVAAVGICGYAINDQESVDKALYGLKLDKVSGGFLAQLDQLFSPDGYYMEGPYYHRFSLRPIYLFAEAIERRQPEVGIYEFNDSVIKTTSYSVFKTAFPDGTLPALNDSSKTISINDEGVIMATSVCYHRYEQTETLLGMANHQQNVWVHASGKTLSDAVDSADDIKAFNWGSLFVTDGPEGEKGGVSILRHRDEKDDDTMALIWFGQHGSDHQYHSALDHGHYDGLHLSVFNRGHEVLHDYGFGRWVNVEPKFGGRYIPENKSYCKQTVAHNTVTVDQKTQNNFNTALAESKFGQKHFFVADDQSLQGMSGTISEYYTGIDMQRSVILAELPEFEKPLVIDVYRIEADAEHQYDLPVHHSGQIIRTDFDYNMEKTLKPLGEDNGYQHLWNVASGKVNEEGSLVSWLHDSSYYSLVTSANAGSEVIFARTGANDPDFNLKSEPAFILRQSGQNHVFASVLETHGYFNESIEASVGARGLVKSVSVVGDNSVGTVVRIQTTSGNTYHYGISNQAEDTQQATHTVEFAGETYSWEGSFAQL, from the coding sequence ATGAGCTATCAACCACTTTTACTTAACTTTGAAGAAGCAGCAGAGCTTCGTAAAGAACTTGGCAAGGATAGCCTATTAGGTAATGCACTGACTCGCGACATTAAACAAACTGACGCTTACATGGCTGAAGTTGGCATTGAAGTACCAGGTCACGGTGAAGGCGGCGGTTACGAGCACAACCGCCACAAGCAAAACTACATCCACATGGATCTAGCAGGTCGTTTGTTCCTTATCACTGAGGAAACAAAGTACCGTGATTACATCGTTGATATGCTAACAGCGTACGCGACGGTGTACCCAACACTTGAAAGTAACGTAAGCCGTGACTCTAATCCTCCGGGTAAGCTGTTCCACCAAACGTTGAACGAGAACATGTGGATGCTTTACGCTTCTTGCGCGTACAGCTGTATTTACCACACAATCTCTGAAGAGCAGAAGCGCCTGATCGAAGACGATCTTCTTAAGCAAATGATCGAAATGTTCGTTGTTACTTACGCACACGACTTCGATATCGTACACAACCACGGCCTATGGGCAGTGGCAGCAGTAGGTATCTGTGGCTACGCGATCAACGACCAAGAATCTGTAGACAAAGCACTATATGGCCTGAAACTAGACAAAGTAAGCGGCGGTTTCTTAGCGCAACTTGACCAACTGTTTTCGCCAGACGGCTACTACATGGAAGGTCCTTACTACCACCGTTTCTCTCTACGTCCAATCTACCTGTTCGCAGAAGCGATTGAACGTCGTCAGCCTGAAGTTGGTATCTATGAATTCAACGATTCAGTGATCAAGACAACGTCTTACTCTGTATTCAAAACGGCATTCCCAGACGGTACATTGCCAGCTCTGAACGATTCATCGAAGACAATCTCTATCAACGATGAAGGCGTTATCATGGCAACATCTGTGTGTTACCACCGTTACGAGCAGACTGAAACTCTGCTTGGTATGGCTAACCACCAACAAAACGTTTGGGTTCATGCTTCAGGTAAAACATTGTCTGACGCGGTTGATTCAGCAGACGACATCAAAGCATTCAACTGGGGCAGCCTGTTTGTAACCGACGGCCCTGAAGGTGAAAAAGGCGGCGTAAGCATCCTTCGTCACCGTGACGAGAAAGACGACGATACGATGGCGTTGATCTGGTTTGGTCAACACGGCAGCGATCACCAGTACCACTCTGCTCTAGACCACGGTCACTACGATGGATTGCACCTAAGCGTATTCAACCGTGGCCACGAAGTACTGCACGATTACGGCTTCGGTCGCTGGGTAAACGTTGAGCCTAAATTTGGCGGTCGTTACATTCCAGAGAACAAGTCTTACTGTAAGCAGACGGTTGCTCACAACACAGTAACGGTTGATCAGAAAACGCAGAACAACTTCAACACAGCATTGGCTGAGTCTAAGTTTGGTCAGAAGCACTTCTTCGTAGCAGACGACCAGTCTCTGCAAGGCATGAGTGGCACAATTTCTGAGTACTACACAGGCATAGACATGCAACGCAGCGTGATTCTTGCTGAACTTCCTGAGTTCGAGAAGCCACTAGTTATCGATGTATACCGCATTGAAGCTGACGCTGAGCACCAGTACGACCTACCCGTTCACCACTCTGGGCAGATCATCCGTACTGACTTTGATTACAACATGGAAAAAACGCTTAAGCCATTAGGTGAAGATAACGGTTACCAACATCTATGGAACGTTGCTTCAGGTAAAGTGAACGAAGAAGGTTCTTTAGTTAGCTGGCTACATGACAGCAGCTACTACAGCCTAGTAACCAGCGCGAATGCGGGCAGCGAAGTTATTTTTGCTCGCACTGGTGCTAACGATCCAGACTTCAACCTTAAGAGTGAGCCTGCGTTCATCTTACGTCAGTCTGGTCAAAACCACGTGTTTGCTTCTGTACTAGAAACGCATGGTTACTTTAACGAGTCGATCGAAGCCTCTGTAGGCGCTCGTGGTCTAGTTAAATCAGTATCTGTTGTGGGCGATAACAGTGTCGGGACTGTTGTTCGCATTCAGACTACTTCTGGCAACACTTACCACTACGGTATCTCAAACCAAGCTGAAGACACGCAGCAAGCAACTCACACTGTTGAGTTCGCGGGTGAGACATACTCGTGGGAAGGATCATTTGCTCAACTGTAA